In Wolbachia endosymbiont of Spodoptera picta, a single window of DNA contains:
- the lon gene encoding endopeptidase La yields MNIGHAVNFNSTVLPVLPLRDVVIFPNIMLPLFVGREKSVHALEYAISSSSHQNEIFLIAQKDGSIDNPKPENLYEVGVLANIIQPLIKLPDNAVKVMIHGVRRGRVIEYISSHTLLEARVALDGHYEYGENEDNIDLEALRRSVIDAFDNWCKLSKKSRPEIIIDPIDQVKEVNQIVDMIASHLNIKVSDKQNILEVYNPKERLKKVFALIEREISILSAQNRLYKTIKSQVESTQRVYYLNEQLKAIQKELGEFENGDEGNILNEFEKKINETKLSEEAKEKAITDLKRYKKMNPISPEATVISSYLHWLLDLPWRKYKDAKINLNAAKKILDENHYGIEKVKDRIIEFLAVLKRVKEIKGPILCLVGPPGIGKTSLAKSMAKAAGRDFVRISLGGIRDESEIRGHRKTYIGSMPGKIIQHMKKANSCNPLFLLDEIDKMGSDSRGDPASALLEVLDTEHNKHFTDHYLEVEFDLSSVMFVATANSLNLPHPLRDRMEIIQLSGYTEDEKISIATHHLIPKLKKEHGLHQKEWEITNEALYELIRLYTRESGVRSMERELAKLMRKAVKAILTDKNKKISVEIGNLQDYLGVRKYTFGIAENESLVGIVTGLAYTETGGDILMIESVLIPGKGEIKYTGKLGEVMQESIKAAYSYVRSNCLFFGIKPEKFQNNDIHLHVPEGAVPKDGPSAGSAVCTSIVSLMTNISVNKSVAMTGEVTLRGRVLAIGGLREKLLAALRGSIKTVIIPSENEKDMQEIPANIKEGINVIFVKNIDEVIKIALTRPITSIDGDSQNSLPSSIENKDSTFSALETLKH; encoded by the coding sequence ATGAATATTGGACATGCTGTAAACTTTAATTCTACTGTATTACCAGTATTACCTCTAAGAGATGTAGTAATTTTTCCAAATATAATGTTGCCTTTATTCGTAGGTAGAGAAAAATCTGTTCATGCACTAGAGTATGCAATAAGTAGCAGTAGTCACCAAAACGAGATTTTTCTCATAGCACAAAAAGATGGTTCTATTGATAATCCAAAGCCAGAGAATCTTTATGAAGTAGGCGTGTTAGCAAATATTATACAACCATTAATAAAACTGCCTGACAATGCAGTAAAAGTCATGATTCATGGGGTAAGAAGGGGAAGAGTTATAGAATATATTAGCTCTCACACTTTGTTAGAGGCCAGAGTAGCGTTGGATGGTCATTATGAGTATGGAGAAAATGAAGACAATATTGATTTAGAAGCTTTAAGGCGTTCTGTTATAGATGCATTCGACAATTGGTGTAAACTAAGCAAGAAAAGTCGGCCCGAGATTATTATTGACCCCATTGATCAAGTTAAAGAGGTTAATCAAATTGTAGATATGATAGCTTCGCACTTAAATATAAAGGTATCAGATAAGCAAAACATACTTGAAGTTTATAACCCAAAAGAGCGTTTAAAAAAAGTTTTTGCTCTTATTGAGAGAGAAATAAGTATTTTGAGTGCACAAAACCGCTTGTATAAGACAATTAAATCACAGGTTGAAAGTACTCAAAGAGTTTACTACCTTAATGAGCAATTAAAAGCTATACAGAAAGAATTAGGTGAGTTTGAAAATGGAGATGAAGGGAATATACTCAATGAATTTGAAAAAAAGATAAATGAAACAAAGCTTTCTGAAGAAGCAAAAGAGAAAGCCATAACTGACTTAAAGAGATATAAGAAAATGAATCCCATTTCTCCTGAAGCAACAGTTATATCTAGTTACTTGCATTGGTTGCTTGATTTACCATGGAGAAAGTACAAAGATGCAAAAATTAACTTAAATGCGGCTAAAAAAATCTTAGATGAAAATCATTATGGCATAGAGAAAGTAAAAGATAGAATAATAGAATTTTTAGCAGTATTAAAGAGAGTAAAAGAGATAAAGGGTCCTATACTTTGCTTAGTTGGACCACCTGGTATTGGTAAAACTTCTTTAGCTAAGTCTATGGCAAAAGCAGCAGGAAGAGATTTTGTTCGCATATCTCTTGGTGGTATACGTGATGAGTCTGAAATACGAGGACACAGGAAAACTTATATTGGCTCAATGCCTGGTAAAATCATTCAACACATGAAAAAAGCTAATTCATGCAACCCGCTTTTCCTTCTTGATGAAATAGATAAGATGGGTTCTGATTCGCGTGGTGATCCTGCATCTGCATTACTTGAGGTTTTGGATACTGAGCACAATAAACATTTTACAGATCATTACTTGGAAGTTGAGTTTGATCTTTCAAGTGTAATGTTTGTAGCCACAGCAAATAGCTTAAATTTACCGCATCCTTTGCGTGATAGGATGGAAATTATACAATTATCTGGGTATACCGAAGACGAGAAGATCAGTATTGCTACACATCACCTTATTCCAAAATTAAAAAAAGAGCATGGTTTGCATCAGAAGGAGTGGGAAATAACCAATGAAGCATTATACGAGTTGATACGTTTATATACACGTGAAAGCGGCGTGCGAAGCATGGAAAGGGAACTTGCAAAACTCATGAGAAAAGCAGTTAAAGCAATATTAACTGATAAAAATAAGAAAATATCTGTAGAGATTGGTAATTTACAAGATTATCTAGGGGTACGTAAGTATACCTTTGGCATTGCAGAAAATGAGAGTTTGGTAGGGATAGTAACTGGTCTTGCCTATACTGAAACAGGTGGTGATATTTTGATGATAGAGTCAGTCCTAATTCCTGGTAAAGGGGAGATAAAATATACAGGAAAGCTTGGAGAAGTTATGCAAGAGTCTATAAAAGCTGCGTATAGTTATGTGCGATCAAATTGTTTATTTTTCGGTATAAAGCCCGAAAAATTTCAAAATAATGATATACATTTGCATGTACCTGAAGGTGCTGTGCCAAAAGATGGTCCCTCTGCTGGCAGTGCAGTATGTACGTCTATTGTTTCTCTCATGACAAATATATCAGTTAACAAAAGTGTTGCTATGACAGGCGAAGTAACATTGCGCGGTAGAGTTTTGGCTATCGGGGGCTTGAGAGAAAAATTGCTTGCTGCGCTAAGAGGATCAATCAAAACTGTGATTATACCAAGTGAAAATGAGAAAGATATGCAGGAGATTCCCGCAAATATTAAAGAAGGGATCAACGTAATTTTTGTTAAGAATATTGATGAAGTTATAAAAATTGCTTTAACTCGCCCTATTACTTCAATTGATGGTGATAGTCAAAATAGTCTACCTTCCTCCATAGAAAATAAAGATAGTACCTTCTCTGCGTTAGAAACATTAAAGCACTAA
- a CDS encoding penicillin-binding transpeptidase domain-containing protein, whose protein sequence is MWTKNKVFNRRAFILGGIQLTISAIFSYRLYTLQVRDRQKYEVLSNNNRTKVVTIVPKRGRILDRNSVELAVNKISYIVLFDGQKTFTREVDLQMLSEIKPDTTKSSDTKITALYKRYYPFGSICSHIIGYTKKQQDINEAGVSGIEYTYDHVLKGKTGKSEQEINSKKRIMRELSSIPQQDGQDIQLTIDVDLQKKIAEIFKDHQGSTVVIDVNNGEILALYNSPSYDNNLFTSRLSNETWKNLNNPSLPLVNRALSYQIPPGSIFKIIDALAGLKDGIITPEEKFSCRGYMKIGERKFRCLKSKVHGYVSLNEAMAFSCNTYFYNIGKKINVDSLLEMASKFGIGSGPLIGMFKEEAPGLLPDVDWRARKLYSEWYLGDTINLVIGQGYLLTTPLQLAVLAARVATGKEVIPHIEMSKPGQDFLDIDVNHEHLSVVRKAMFDVVNSNYRKGLGSIQIAGKTGTPEINSKGESHKLFIAYGPYHDPRYAISVFIEHGKTPRQDVAIASEILQYMLEK, encoded by the coding sequence ATGTGGACAAAAAACAAGGTCTTCAACCGCAGGGCATTCATATTAGGTGGTATTCAGCTTACTATTTCTGCTATTTTTAGTTATAGGTTGTATACTTTACAAGTACGAGATAGACAAAAATATGAAGTGCTATCCAATAATAATAGGACAAAAGTTGTTACTATTGTGCCTAAACGAGGCAGGATTTTGGATAGGAATAGCGTTGAACTCGCAGTAAACAAAATTTCGTATATTGTTTTATTTGATGGGCAAAAAACCTTTACTAGGGAAGTTGATTTGCAGATGTTATCAGAAATTAAACCTGATACAACAAAATCATCAGATACAAAAATAACTGCTCTTTATAAACGTTATTACCCGTTTGGTTCGATATGTTCTCATATAATCGGATATACAAAAAAACAGCAAGACATAAATGAAGCAGGGGTTAGTGGAATTGAATATACATATGATCATGTATTAAAAGGCAAGACCGGAAAATCTGAGCAGGAAATAAATTCTAAGAAGCGTATCATGAGAGAGTTATCTAGCATACCGCAGCAAGATGGACAAGATATACAGCTAACAATTGATGTTGATTTACAGAAGAAAATTGCAGAGATATTTAAAGACCACCAAGGTTCCACAGTGGTAATTGATGTAAATAACGGAGAAATTTTAGCATTATATAATTCACCTTCTTACGATAATAATCTTTTCACTAGCAGATTATCAAATGAAACTTGGAAAAATTTAAACAATCCTTCATTACCGCTTGTAAACCGTGCATTATCATATCAAATTCCACCTGGTTCAATATTTAAAATAATAGATGCGCTTGCGGGTTTAAAAGATGGAATAATAACACCAGAAGAAAAGTTCTCGTGTAGGGGATATATGAAAATAGGTGAACGAAAATTTCGTTGCCTAAAAAGCAAAGTCCATGGATATGTATCTTTAAACGAGGCAATGGCCTTCTCATGCAACACTTACTTTTATAATATAGGAAAAAAAATAAATGTAGATTCTCTACTAGAAATGGCTAGCAAATTTGGTATAGGAAGTGGACCATTAATTGGAATGTTTAAGGAAGAAGCTCCGGGATTGTTGCCTGATGTGGATTGGCGTGCACGCAAGCTATATTCAGAGTGGTATTTAGGTGATACCATTAACTTAGTTATAGGACAAGGGTATTTACTTACAACGCCATTACAGCTTGCGGTTCTTGCAGCGAGGGTTGCAACAGGAAAGGAGGTAATTCCCCACATTGAGATGAGTAAACCAGGGCAAGACTTTCTTGATATTGATGTGAATCATGAGCATCTTAGTGTGGTTCGAAAAGCTATGTTTGACGTGGTGAATTCTAACTATAGAAAAGGACTAGGCAGTATACAAATTGCTGGCAAAACCGGTACACCAGAGATAAACTCTAAAGGTGAAAGTCATAAATTGTTTATCGCTTATGGCCCCTACCATGATCCGCGCTATGCAATCTCAGTGTTTATAGAACATGGCAAAACTCCACGCCAAGATGTTGCAATTGCTAGTGAGATATTGCAATATATGCTTGAAAAATGA
- a CDS encoding polysaccharide deacetylase family protein translates to MFIRIIAFLLLYSSAVFCSDCNFNLPYRGLSCDLDLSYRNLSNIKKLLNNKDKFVALTFDDGPSYNRAGDIINILESNETKATFFVLGERINKKTSEIVNKIHKAGHELGNHSWSHRKLTSLSSEEQLQELEKTNVAIKNATEQNVKWFRPPYGCHNDNLIENTNRLNMCSILWTVDSLDWQGDKSEILVERVLSNVHNGAIILFHDHDNKSNTVEALPQIIKILKKWGYELVTLSDWEKRICDVVKARNMPIKGEGVHSKGILCGQKTRSSTAGHSY, encoded by the coding sequence ATGTTTATAAGAATAATCGCTTTTCTTTTGCTATATTCAAGCGCAGTTTTCTGTAGTGATTGTAACTTTAACTTACCATATCGTGGGCTCAGTTGTGATTTGGATCTATCATATAGAAATTTAAGTAATATAAAGAAATTATTGAATAACAAAGATAAGTTCGTTGCACTTACGTTTGATGATGGACCGTCTTATAATAGAGCAGGAGATATTATTAATATTCTAGAGAGCAATGAAACAAAAGCGACATTTTTTGTGCTTGGTGAGCGTATAAATAAAAAAACATCTGAAATAGTAAACAAAATCCATAAAGCAGGTCATGAATTAGGTAATCATTCTTGGTCGCATAGGAAGTTGACATCACTTTCAAGTGAGGAGCAATTGCAAGAACTGGAAAAGACAAATGTGGCAATTAAAAATGCAACAGAACAGAATGTAAAATGGTTTCGTCCACCATATGGATGTCACAATGATAATTTGATCGAAAATACTAATCGATTAAATATGTGTTCCATACTATGGACAGTTGATTCTCTGGACTGGCAAGGCGATAAATCAGAGATTCTGGTTGAAAGAGTTTTAAGCAATGTACATAATGGAGCGATTATATTGTTCCATGATCACGATAACAAATCAAATACAGTTGAAGCTTTACCTCAGATTATTAAAATACTAAAAAAATGGGGTTATGAGCTTGTTACCTTAAGTGATTGGGAAAAGAGGATTTGTGATGTGGTGAAAGCTAGAAATATGCCAATAAAAGGAGAAGGAGTGCATTCTAAAGGAATTCTATGTGGACAAAAAACAAGGTCTTCAACCGCAGGGCATTCATATTAG
- a CDS encoding YifB family Mg chelatase-like AAA ATPase — MIANINTVALQGTSTVNVNAQIHMANGIPAFNIVGLPDKTVAESRERIRAALNSINLLLPPKRITVNLSPADLLKEGSHYDLAIAVGLLVVMNVIPVEKVQSYIIMGELALDSRVIPISGVLPTAISAKQVNKGVICPRGNGVEALWVKNVSILAIEKLTDIIRHFKGEQLIQPVTFNYSAAPKEKNSVPDIKDIKGQVVAKRAAEIAAAGGHNMLLVGPPGTGKSMLAKRFIGLLPDLTEQEMIDVNIISSITKAGNETFKVTRPFREPHHSCSMSAMIGGGKNAKPGEITMAHNGVLFLDELPEFPRFVLDSLCQPLEDRKVTIARANAHITYPANFQLIAAMNPCRCGYLGDASRSCNKAPKCGTDYRNKISGPLLDRIDICIEMPNVRILSPEISVEGKSTEVIRGRVIAARKIQTERYSKFNIRCNAEVSGEALNKFTEPDQEGLELLKYVLKENYISNRGYTRVLRVARTIADLVKSEEVKKAHIAEALNYRIRMYK; from the coding sequence ATGATTGCAAATATAAATACCGTTGCACTTCAGGGAACCAGCACAGTAAATGTTAATGCACAAATTCACATGGCAAATGGTATTCCAGCTTTTAATATTGTTGGCTTGCCGGATAAAACTGTTGCAGAATCCAGAGAGCGTATCAGAGCAGCGTTAAATTCAATCAATCTTCTGTTACCTCCAAAAAGGATTACGGTTAATCTTTCCCCTGCGGATTTGCTTAAAGAAGGTAGTCATTATGACTTAGCTATTGCTGTTGGATTACTTGTTGTAATGAATGTGATACCAGTTGAAAAAGTTCAGTCTTATATCATTATGGGTGAGCTTGCACTAGACAGCAGAGTCATACCAATCTCAGGAGTACTTCCAACAGCAATCAGTGCAAAACAGGTAAATAAAGGAGTAATTTGCCCAAGGGGAAATGGAGTAGAAGCTTTATGGGTAAAGAATGTTTCTATTCTGGCTATAGAGAAATTAACGGATATTATCAGACATTTTAAGGGTGAGCAGTTAATTCAGCCGGTAACTTTTAACTATAGCGCTGCACCCAAAGAAAAAAATTCAGTTCCAGATATAAAGGATATTAAAGGTCAAGTTGTTGCAAAAAGAGCAGCTGAAATTGCAGCAGCAGGTGGACACAATATGCTTCTTGTTGGACCTCCTGGTACTGGAAAGTCAATGCTTGCTAAGCGATTTATAGGGCTATTACCCGATTTGACTGAACAAGAGATGATTGATGTTAATATCATCTCTAGCATAACAAAAGCCGGTAACGAAACATTTAAAGTAACTCGTCCCTTTCGTGAACCTCATCACTCATGCTCGATGTCAGCGATGATAGGAGGAGGGAAAAATGCAAAGCCTGGGGAAATTACCATGGCTCACAATGGTGTGTTATTTCTTGATGAGCTACCTGAATTTCCAAGGTTTGTGCTTGATTCTCTATGCCAACCACTTGAAGATAGAAAAGTTACTATTGCACGTGCAAATGCTCACATTACTTATCCAGCTAATTTTCAACTTATAGCTGCAATGAATCCCTGCAGGTGCGGTTACTTAGGTGATGCAAGTAGATCGTGCAACAAAGCTCCAAAATGCGGCACAGATTATAGAAATAAAATATCAGGACCTTTGCTTGATAGAATAGACATATGCATTGAAATGCCAAACGTTAGAATACTTTCTCCTGAAATCTCTGTGGAGGGAAAAAGTACCGAGGTTATAAGAGGAAGGGTGATAGCAGCGAGAAAAATTCAAACTGAGCGTTATAGTAAATTTAATATTCGTTGCAATGCAGAAGTCAGTGGTGAAGCATTAAATAAATTCACTGAACCAGATCAGGAAGGGTTAGAATTGCTAAAATACGTACTGAAAGAAAATTACATTTCCAATCGAGGCTACACACGCGTATTAAGAGTCGCAAGAACCATTGCAGATCTTGTAAAAAGTGAAGAGGTAAAGAAAGCACACATTGCAGAAGCGCTGAATTACAGAATAAGAATGTATAAATAA